The proteins below come from a single Diceros bicornis minor isolate mBicDic1 chromosome 3, mDicBic1.mat.cur, whole genome shotgun sequence genomic window:
- the LOC131422905 gene encoding transmembrane protein 258-like, which yields PKTTKVELKAINRYSSPGNLAVFLHLAVVLLAIGTFFSACHGAGPTWFLVYEVTSTKHTRDIYKELLISLAGFGVLFLLLWVGIYV from the exons CCCaagaccaccaaagtggagctcaAGGCCATTAACAGATATAGCAGCCCAGGGAACCTGGCTGTCTTCCTCCATCTGGCTGTGGTGCTCTTGGCCATTGGTACATTCTTCAGCGCCTg ccacggggccggcccaacctgGTTCTTGGTTTATGAGGTCACCTCCACCAAGCACACTCGTGATATCTACAAAGAGCTCCTCATCTCTTTGGCGGGCTTTGGAGTCCTCTTCTTGCTGCTCTGGGTTGGCATCTACGTATGA